A stretch of the Flavobacterium sp. 5 genome encodes the following:
- a CDS encoding DUF1294 domain-containing protein has product MILLYTFLVVNLIAFVLMGYDKKLAQNNKRRISEKTLLAFVSIGGTFGSGLGMLLFRHKTAKTSYLLKFWLIVAVQILIICFYIIKSK; this is encoded by the coding sequence ATGATTTTATTATATACTTTTTTAGTCGTTAATTTAATAGCTTTTGTATTAATGGGCTACGACAAAAAATTAGCTCAAAACAATAAAAGGCGAATTTCCGAAAAAACACTTTTAGCTTTTGTGAGTATTGGCGGAACCTTTGGTTCGGGATTGGGAATGCTACTTTTTAGACATAAAACAGCCAAAACCAGTTATTTATTGAAGTTTTGGCTAATTGTAGCTGTACAGATTTTGATAATTTGTTTTTACATTATAAAATCTAAATAA
- a CDS encoding Tex family protein, translating into MTNLQFISKHVATATINIQNTVQLLQEDCTIPFISRYRKDKTGNLDEVFIEQIAKFQKEYEVIIKRKEAILKSIAEQNALTPELDKKIQQSFDLQELEDFYLPYKKKKRTKADVARENGLEPLAKIIMAQTKDDVDFLATQYLNENVINEESALQGARDIVAEWINENIYVRKQLRRLFERKATITTKVVKSKKEEEGAQKFNQYFEWAEPLTKAPSHRLLAIMRAENEGFIKFKVDVELDDAYDVIDELIIKGDNSTTPHIQLAIEDSYKRLLNPAISNETLQEAKAKADANSIQVFANNLGQLLLAPPLGEKRILAIDPGFRSGCKVVCLDEKGDLLYNETIYPHAPQKEEAMALKKIRSMVNAYQIDAISIGNGTASRETEFFIKKIAFDKPVQVFIVSEAGASVYSASKIAREEFPDYDVTVRGSVSIGRRLSDPLAELVKIDPKAIGVGQYQHDVDQTKLKEELDSTVIRCVNSVGININTASKHLLSYVSGIGEKLAENIVNYRSENGPFEDRKQLKKVPRLGDKAYQQGVAFIRISNAKNPLDNSAVHPEAYPIVEKMAKDLKLSVNDLIANKEKTALIKPENYITPDIGVLTLKDIIKELEKPGLDPRKAATVFEFDPNVKTIKDVRTGMILPGIVNNITNFGCFVDIGVKESGLVHISQLKAGFVSDVNEVVKLHQQVTVKVVEVDEDRKRIQLTMVI; encoded by the coding sequence ATGACCAACTTACAATTTATTTCAAAACACGTTGCTACGGCAACGATTAATATTCAAAACACCGTTCAATTATTACAGGAAGACTGTACTATTCCTTTTATTTCCCGCTATCGAAAAGACAAGACGGGAAATCTGGATGAAGTTTTTATTGAGCAAATTGCTAAATTTCAAAAAGAGTACGAAGTCATTATAAAACGTAAAGAAGCAATTTTAAAATCAATAGCAGAACAAAATGCTTTGACACCAGAATTGGATAAAAAAATACAGCAAAGTTTTGATTTACAAGAATTAGAAGATTTTTATTTACCCTATAAAAAGAAAAAAAGAACCAAAGCCGATGTTGCTCGTGAAAACGGATTGGAGCCTTTGGCTAAAATTATAATGGCACAAACTAAGGATGATGTTGATTTCCTGGCTACTCAATATTTGAATGAAAATGTGATTAATGAGGAATCAGCGTTGCAAGGAGCAAGAGATATTGTTGCCGAATGGATTAATGAAAACATTTATGTTCGTAAGCAATTGCGTAGATTGTTTGAACGAAAAGCAACAATAACTACCAAGGTTGTAAAATCAAAAAAAGAGGAGGAAGGCGCTCAAAAATTCAATCAATATTTTGAATGGGCAGAACCGTTAACGAAAGCTCCATCGCATAGATTATTGGCAATTATGCGGGCCGAAAATGAAGGTTTTATCAAATTCAAAGTTGATGTAGAACTAGATGATGCTTACGATGTTATAGATGAATTAATCATTAAAGGAGATAATAGTACAACACCACATATTCAATTGGCGATTGAAGACAGTTACAAACGTTTGTTGAATCCAGCGATTTCAAATGAGACTCTACAAGAAGCCAAAGCAAAAGCAGATGCTAATTCGATTCAGGTTTTTGCTAATAATTTAGGGCAATTATTACTGGCACCACCTTTGGGAGAAAAACGAATTTTGGCTATTGACCCAGGTTTTAGAAGTGGTTGCAAAGTAGTTTGTCTGGATGAAAAAGGAGATTTGCTGTATAACGAAACCATTTATCCACACGCACCACAAAAGGAAGAAGCGATGGCGTTGAAAAAAATTCGTTCGATGGTGAATGCGTATCAAATAGATGCTATTTCAATCGGAAACGGAACAGCTTCTCGCGAAACCGAATTCTTCATTAAGAAAATTGCTTTTGATAAACCTGTGCAGGTTTTTATCGTTTCTGAGGCGGGAGCTTCAGTATATTCGGCATCGAAAATTGCCAGAGAAGAATTTCCAGATTATGATGTAACGGTTCGTGGTTCAGTTTCTATCGGAAGACGTTTGTCTGATCCGTTGGCCGAGTTGGTAAAAATCGATCCGAAAGCGATTGGAGTTGGACAATATCAACATGATGTAGATCAAACCAAATTAAAAGAAGAATTGGATTCGACTGTGATACGTTGTGTAAATTCGGTGGGAATAAACATCAATACAGCTAGTAAACATTTATTGAGTTATGTGAGTGGAATAGGAGAGAAGCTTGCCGAAAACATTGTGAATTATCGCTCTGAAAATGGTCCTTTTGAAGATAGAAAACAACTCAAAAAAGTACCTCGTTTAGGAGACAAAGCTTATCAGCAGGGAGTAGCTTTTATTAGGATTTCAAATGCTAAAAATCCGTTGGATAATTCGGCAGTGCACCCTGAAGCATATCCTATTGTTGAAAAGATGGCTAAAGATTTGAAGCTTTCTGTAAATGATTTGATTGCCAATAAGGAAAAAACGGCTCTGATTAAACCCGAAAATTATATTACTCCGGATATTGGAGTATTGACACTAAAAGATATTATTAAGGAGCTGGAAAAACCTGGATTAGATCCTAGAAAAGCAGCCACTGTTTTTGAATTTGATCCAAATGTAAAAACAATAAAAGACGTTAGAACAGGTATGATTTTACCTGGAATTGTGAACAACATCACCAATTTCGGCTGTTTTGTTGATATTGGCGTGAAAGAAAGCGGTTTGGTTCATATTTCACAACTTAAAGCAGGTTTTGTAAGTGATGTTAACGAAGTGGTGAAATTACACCAGCAGGTGACCGTAAAAGTTGTCGAGGTTGATGAGGATAGGAAACGTATTCAGTTGACGATGGTGATTTAA
- a CDS encoding porin family protein: MKKILLPLVALISFGFANAQSKGKGTIEITPKIGFSSFSESNPSNGIYSSNTDTNSGVEFGGTADYYFNNRWSLRSGLVFDKMGGKYYDWDGFVYEDKLNYLSIPINANWHFGSTRKWNLNFGFSPSFLLDAKANNKEIPKSHVESFQLGLTYGIGYKIEINKKFGVLLDYQGFNGLTNINKANSTNIKNVGYSINVGGVIEL, translated from the coding sequence ATGAAAAAAATTTTACTACCATTAGTTGCTTTAATCTCATTTGGATTTGCGAATGCTCAATCTAAAGGAAAAGGAACTATTGAAATTACACCAAAAATTGGATTTTCAAGCTTTTCCGAAAGCAATCCAAGTAACGGTATTTATTCTAGTAATACTGATACTAATTCAGGTGTGGAATTTGGAGGAACAGCTGATTATTATTTTAATAATAGATGGAGTTTACGCTCAGGGTTAGTGTTTGACAAAATGGGAGGAAAGTATTACGATTGGGATGGTTTTGTATATGAAGATAAATTAAATTATTTAAGCATTCCTATCAATGCCAACTGGCACTTTGGAAGCACGAGAAAATGGAATTTAAATTTCGGTTTTAGTCCTTCTTTTTTATTAGATGCTAAAGCAAACAATAAAGAAATCCCTAAAAGTCATGTAGAATCTTTTCAATTAGGGCTTACCTATGGAATAGGTTATAAAATAGAAATTAATAAAAAATTTGGTGTTTTATTGGACTATCAAGGATTTAATGGATTAACCAATATCAATAAAGCTAATAGCACAAATATCAAAAATGTAGGTTATAGCATTAATGTAGGTGGAGTTATTGAACTTTAA
- a CDS encoding Crp/Fnr family transcriptional regulator → MKENQAICSSCSNENCFIKKHIHLANMQKYIEKKHSFTCKKTQQFIIEGAPIQGLYFVYKGKVKTVKTGINGREQIVRLTTDGDTVGFRGFGTSKRYLIGAYALEDTVLCNFSNDVMLDILQNVPEFTFDMMLFYAEELNKSENNIRKIAQMNVRERVIDTLIYIHRKFGQTNDLINLDLSRKEIADFAGTTEEQVTRVISSLKREALIKTVGKKIGLEQINKMKSEIMEHKYI, encoded by the coding sequence ATGAAAGAGAATCAAGCCATTTGCAGTAGTTGCAGTAATGAAAATTGCTTTATCAAAAAGCATATTCATTTGGCCAATATGCAAAAATATATAGAAAAGAAACATAGTTTTACCTGCAAAAAAACACAACAATTTATCATTGAAGGCGCGCCAATTCAAGGTCTTTATTTTGTTTATAAAGGAAAGGTAAAAACGGTGAAAACTGGAATCAACGGTAGAGAACAAATTGTTCGATTGACTACAGATGGAGATACAGTTGGTTTTAGAGGTTTTGGGACAAGTAAGAGATATTTGATTGGAGCATATGCTCTTGAAGATACTGTTTTATGTAATTTTAGTAATGATGTGATGTTAGACATTCTTCAAAATGTTCCAGAATTCACTTTTGATATGATGCTTTTTTACGCAGAAGAATTGAATAAAAGTGAGAACAATATTCGAAAAATTGCTCAAATGAATGTGAGAGAACGTGTAATTGATACCTTAATATATATCCATAGAAAGTTTGGACAAACTAATGATTTGATTAATCTTGATTTGTCTCGTAAAGAAATAGCTGACTTTGCGGGTACTACCGAAGAACAAGTGACGCGAGTGATTTCTAGTTTAAAAAGAGAAGCCTTAATAAAAACGGTTGGGAAGAAAATCGGATTGGAACAAATCAATAAAATGAAATCGGAAATAATGGAACATAAGTATATCTAA
- a CDS encoding alginate export family protein, with amino-acid sequence MQKITTTIQKIKALKKTKNSKSIMLGLAITLFGSSVANAQFTATGQFRPRTEYRDGYSTLQVNNADAAAFTSQRTRLNVGFTGYRFKFFVAVQDVRVWGQDASTINRVTTAENNGVQLHEAWGEIMLNDTISNIQNLSLKIGRQEISYDDQKVIGGLDWLQQARYHDAIVLKYFNKGWTADFGAAFNQNKELLAGTIYNGVPSATAGYTAGTNALGTNYKSLEYVYLARKFFFGDISFLFLSDNFNKYTNVTAGTPPVTTKVNEEGIWTRNTTGFYYNVNATRKLKFEGSIYHQFGHDKNGRSLSSNLASITSTLQVGRKLFVGPGVDYLSGNDGTEAVTATSTNKQFDPLYGTPHKFWGNMDYFYASSGFGSQGLLNYFLKTKYNLKDNLTLFADLHGFQSANSLSNGAGGEQTSYLGTELDLKISYSLTKMVNIEGGYSFMKATNSMASAQVKNVANASLSPQWAYVMVNIKPNFLNKK; translated from the coding sequence ATGCAAAAGATTACAACTACAATCCAAAAAATAAAAGCATTAAAAAAAACTAAGAATTCAAAATCCATTATGTTAGGTTTAGCCATAACTTTATTTGGTTCATCTGTTGCTAACGCACAGTTTACAGCAACAGGTCAGTTTAGACCAAGAACAGAATATAGAGATGGTTATAGCACGTTACAAGTAAATAATGCAGATGCTGCTGCATTTACTTCTCAAAGAACTAGATTGAATGTTGGATTTACAGGATATAGATTCAAATTTTTTGTAGCAGTTCAAGATGTTCGTGTTTGGGGACAAGATGCTTCAACTATTAATAGAGTAACAACTGCTGAAAATAATGGTGTACAATTGCATGAAGCTTGGGGTGAAATTATGTTGAATGACACTATTAGCAACATTCAAAATTTGTCTCTAAAAATAGGACGTCAAGAGATTTCGTATGATGATCAAAAAGTTATTGGAGGCCTTGATTGGTTACAACAAGCGCGTTACCATGATGCGATTGTTCTGAAATATTTTAATAAAGGATGGACAGCCGATTTTGGAGCCGCATTCAATCAAAACAAAGAACTGTTAGCAGGAACGATTTATAATGGAGTTCCATCTGCAACAGCTGGTTATACTGCTGGAACAAATGCTTTAGGGACAAATTATAAATCTCTGGAATATGTGTATTTAGCTAGAAAATTTTTCTTTGGAGATATTTCGTTTTTATTCCTAAGCGATAATTTCAATAAATATACTAACGTTACCGCAGGAACACCTCCAGTTACTACAAAAGTAAACGAAGAAGGAATTTGGACTCGTAACACTACTGGTTTTTACTATAATGTGAATGCAACTCGAAAATTGAAATTCGAAGGAAGTATATATCATCAATTTGGTCATGACAAAAACGGTCGTAGTTTGAGCAGTAATTTGGCTTCTATTACATCTACTTTGCAAGTAGGACGAAAATTATTTGTAGGACCTGGAGTTGATTATTTATCAGGAAATGATGGAACCGAAGCTGTTACAGCTACTTCTACCAACAAGCAATTTGATCCACTTTACGGCACACCACACAAATTCTGGGGTAATATGGATTATTTCTATGCTTCAAGTGGCTTTGGATCACAAGGTTTGTTAAACTACTTTTTGAAAACAAAATACAACTTAAAAGACAACTTAACTCTTTTTGCTGATTTGCACGGATTTCAATCTGCAAACAGTTTATCTAATGGAGCAGGTGGTGAACAAACTAGTTATTTAGGAACGGAGTTGGACCTAAAAATATCTTATAGCCTAACCAAAATGGTCAATATAGAAGGTGGATATTCTTTCATGAAAGCAACCAATTCTATGGCATCTGCACAAGTTAAAAATGTTGCTAATGCGAGTCTTTCTCCTCAATGGGCATATGTGATGGTAAATATTAAACCAAATTTCTTAAACAAAAAGTAA
- a CDS encoding CmpA/NrtA family ABC transporter substrate-binding protein: MIQTKKNINTLLTSLMLVMCVVLFSSFKTNPNPPIAGEPIKLGFIPLTDCSPIVMAKELGLFKKYGVEVVVTKETSWANVRDKILTGELDGAHCLYTMPFSVYTGVGGKAGSEMKIAMMLNVNGQAITLSNDFCGKVGFKQMNKVTPVVAAKLKAEKEVTFAMTFPGGTHDLWLRNWMSLAGLNQKAVKIITIPPPQMVANMKVGNMDGYCVGEPWGGVAVKQGIGFTQIASQDIWKDHPEKALVVNKEFSETRREDLKKVMKAILEACIWLDNAANRKKAAAIIGKAPYVNAPADVIEGRLMGDYNLGCNQGTEVYGDDYMLFYKGGTVNYPRKSYAIWAMAQFVRFGYLKEEPNYKAIADKLIMQDLYEEVAKSMKVKIPTDDMKPFSLTMDKTVFNPANPSAYLKVVKR, encoded by the coding sequence ATGATACAGACTAAAAAAAATATAAATACACTTCTTACTTCCTTGATGTTGGTAATGTGTGTGGTTTTGTTCTCTTCTTTCAAAACAAATCCAAATCCTCCAATTGCGGGTGAACCAATCAAATTAGGCTTTATTCCACTAACAGATTGCTCACCAATCGTGATGGCCAAAGAATTAGGTTTATTTAAAAAATACGGAGTTGAGGTTGTCGTAACCAAAGAAACTTCTTGGGCAAATGTTCGTGACAAAATCTTAACAGGAGAATTAGACGGAGCTCATTGTTTATACACTATGCCTTTTTCAGTGTACACAGGAGTAGGAGGAAAGGCAGGATCTGAAATGAAAATTGCGATGATGCTAAATGTAAACGGACAAGCGATTACTTTATCTAATGATTTTTGTGGAAAAGTAGGTTTCAAACAAATGAATAAAGTAACACCAGTTGTTGCTGCCAAATTGAAAGCCGAAAAAGAAGTGACTTTCGCAATGACTTTCCCAGGAGGAACACATGATTTATGGTTAAGAAACTGGATGTCATTAGCAGGACTAAATCAAAAAGCAGTAAAAATCATCACGATTCCACCTCCACAAATGGTTGCCAACATGAAAGTAGGTAACATGGACGGGTATTGCGTTGGCGAACCTTGGGGCGGAGTTGCCGTAAAACAAGGAATTGGTTTTACTCAAATTGCTTCTCAAGACATTTGGAAAGATCATCCAGAAAAAGCATTGGTTGTAAACAAAGAGTTTAGTGAAACACGCCGTGAAGATCTAAAAAAAGTAATGAAAGCGATTTTAGAAGCCTGCATCTGGTTAGATAATGCTGCAAATCGCAAAAAAGCGGCTGCAATTATTGGTAAAGCTCCTTATGTAAATGCTCCAGCCGATGTTATCGAAGGAAGATTAATGGGAGATTATAACTTAGGTTGTAACCAAGGAACCGAAGTATACGGAGACGATTATATGTTGTTTTACAAAGGTGGAACAGTAAATTATCCTCGCAAATCATACGCAATCTGGGCAATGGCACAATTTGTACGATTTGGATATTTGAAAGAAGAACCAAATTACAAAGCAATTGCAGACAAACTAATCATGCAGGATTTATACGAAGAAGTAGCCAAAAGTATGAAAGTTAAAATCCCCACAGATGATATGAAACCATTCTCTCTTACTATGGATAAAACAGTTTTCAATCCGGCAAATCCATCAGCGTATTTAAAAGTAGTGAAACGTTAA
- the ntrB gene encoding nitrate ABC transporter permease — MSSSNTATIGTELASKNYSLSNTFDRVIKKKSLKKASRYLVEKAKSIAFACIGLTIFCGFWSLLSFYTKDALPGPLATLTVLKEMLSDPFYDYGPNDKGIGLQLWVSIKTVLSGFALGSLVAIPFGILIGANAFFKKIFYPIVQFLKPVSPLAWFPIGLVVFKDTGIATIFIVFITSLWSTLINTSFGVSTIPQDHKNVAKAFGFSKWRYLSKVVIPYTLPHIITGLRLSISVAWLVIVAGEMLSGGAGIGFFVWDSWNALSLEKVISAIIIIGFVGIIFDGFFTMIENKVSYKA; from the coding sequence ATGTCAAGTTCAAACACAGCAACAATCGGAACAGAATTAGCCTCAAAAAACTATTCTCTTTCAAACACTTTTGACAGAGTAATTAAGAAAAAAAGTCTAAAAAAAGCGTCACGCTATTTAGTAGAAAAAGCTAAATCAATCGCATTTGCTTGTATTGGACTGACTATTTTTTGTGGATTTTGGAGCTTATTAAGTTTTTATACCAAAGACGCTCTTCCAGGACCTTTGGCAACTTTAACAGTATTGAAGGAAATGCTGAGCGATCCATTTTATGATTATGGTCCAAACGATAAAGGTATCGGATTGCAATTATGGGTTTCTATAAAAACCGTTTTATCAGGATTTGCATTGGGTTCTTTAGTAGCAATTCCATTTGGAATTTTGATTGGAGCTAACGCTTTTTTTAAGAAAATATTTTACCCAATCGTACAGTTTTTAAAACCAGTTTCGCCTTTGGCTTGGTTTCCAATTGGTTTGGTAGTTTTTAAAGACACAGGAATCGCAACCATATTCATTGTATTCATAACGTCTTTATGGTCCACATTAATCAACACTTCTTTTGGAGTAAGTACAATTCCGCAAGATCACAAAAACGTGGCTAAGGCTTTTGGTTTTTCAAAATGGAGATATTTATCCAAAGTGGTTATTCCATACACATTGCCTCACATTATTACTGGTTTGCGATTGAGTATTAGTGTTGCCTGGTTAGTTATTGTAGCTGGCGAAATGTTATCTGGCGGTGCAGGAATTGGATTTTTTGTATGGGACAGTTGGAATGCTCTGAGTTTAGAAAAAGTAATTTCGGCCATTATCATCATCGGATTTGTGGGAATTATTTTTGATGGATTTTTTACAATGATTGAAAACAAAGTGTCTTATAAAGCATAA
- a CDS encoding ABC transporter ATP-binding protein, translated as MSYLEIKDLEISFPTPKGKYTAVKDINLSIKKGEIISIIGHSGCGKSTIMNAIGGMLTPTGGSVVLDNKNIKGPGPDRGIVFQNYSLLPWLTVENNIFQAVDSVMNCSKAEKHEIVIKNLKMVNLFQHKDKLPGQLSGGMKQRVAIARAFAINPGVLLLDEPFGALDALTKGSMQLEVLKLWNLDNREKTIIMITHDIEEALFLSDRIVVLHNGPASTIREIVTVNLPRPRNKIEIVKTPEYIELRDHLLHLLTDHFSIEDMGVKYKN; from the coding sequence ATGAGCTATTTAGAAATAAAAGACTTGGAAATCTCTTTTCCAACTCCAAAAGGAAAATACACTGCAGTAAAAGATATTAATCTTTCGATTAAAAAAGGAGAAATCATATCAATCATCGGACATTCAGGTTGCGGAAAATCAACCATCATGAATGCGATAGGAGGAATGCTTACACCAACAGGCGGATCGGTAGTATTAGACAATAAAAATATCAAAGGTCCAGGACCAGATCGCGGAATCGTTTTTCAAAACTATTCGCTATTGCCTTGGTTAACGGTGGAGAACAATATTTTTCAAGCAGTGGATTCGGTTATGAATTGTTCCAAAGCTGAGAAACACGAAATTGTAATTAAGAACCTTAAAATGGTTAATTTATTTCAGCACAAAGATAAATTACCAGGCCAGCTTTCAGGTGGAATGAAACAAAGAGTAGCCATTGCAAGAGCTTTTGCTATTAATCCAGGTGTTTTATTGTTAGACGAACCTTTTGGAGCATTAGATGCTTTGACAAAAGGATCTATGCAACTTGAAGTTTTAAAATTATGGAATCTGGACAATAGAGAAAAAACTATTATAATGATTACACATGATATTGAAGAAGCACTCTTTTTGTCAGATCGAATTGTCGTTTTACACAACGGTCCGGCATCTACAATTCGTGAAATCGTAACGGTAAATTTACCAAGACCTCGAAATAAAATTGAAATTGTAAAAACTCCCGAGTATATTGAGTTAAGAGATCATTTACTACATCTGTTAACCGATCATTTCTCAATTGAAGATATGGGGGTAAAATATAAAAATTAG
- the tatA gene encoding twin-arginine translocase TatA/TatE family subunit yields the protein MGRLGVTEILLIIGVLLLLFGGKKIPELMKGLGSGIKEFKNAAKEDQTTDKKEETKE from the coding sequence ATGGGAAGATTAGGAGTTACAGAAATACTTTTGATTATTGGAGTTCTTTTATTACTTTTTGGAGGTAAAAAAATTCCAGAATTAATGAAAGGTTTAGGAAGCGGTATTAAAGAATTTAAAAACGCAGCCAAAGAAGATCAAACAACTGATAAAAAAGAAGAAACTAAAGAATAA
- a CDS encoding peptidase: protein MSVFVSLTLGAILLISATTILIAFTPLREFIPGYSSSQLKKNATVLALKSDSLSKALKKNEIYIKSIQKVLNGELEYAKFNKDSILSSSEEPSEPVDLSPSQNEIELRKRVNEEEKLDSKSEKSSSKKKTK, encoded by the coding sequence ATGAGCGTCTTTGTGTCGCTTACATTGGGAGCTATTCTTTTAATTTCGGCTACAACAATATTGATAGCTTTTACTCCACTACGAGAATTTATTCCAGGTTATTCTTCTAGTCAGCTAAAAAAAAATGCTACAGTTCTGGCTTTAAAATCTGATTCTCTTTCGAAAGCATTAAAGAAAAACGAAATCTACATAAAATCAATTCAAAAAGTGTTGAATGGCGAATTAGAATATGCTAAATTTAATAAAGACTCTATACTTTCAAGTAGTGAGGAACCATCAGAACCAGTAGATTTGTCTCCATCACAAAATGAAATAGAATTGAGAAAACGTGTGAACGAAGAAGAAAAACTGGATTCTAAGTCTGAAAAATCAAGTTCTAAAAAGAAAACTAAATAA
- a CDS encoding GH3 auxin-responsive promoter family protein: MSLKSVAAKIFAKRIYKKTQAWVTTPVETQNAVFLNLIQAAKETQFGKDHHFDQIKTYEDFSKQVPVRDYEGLKSYVDKVVKGEENILWKGKPLYFAKTSGTTSGAKYIPLTKESMPYHIDAARNAILHYIHETQNADFVNGKMIFLQGSPILEEKYGIKLGRLSGIVAHFVPKYLQKNRLPSWETNCIEDWETKVNAVVDETINEDMTVISGIPSWVQMYFEKLQQKAEKPVGAIFKNFNLFIYGGVNYEPYRAKFENLIGRKVDSIELFPASEGFFAYQDSQKEKGMLLLLNSGIFYEFIKSEDFYKENPKRHTIGEVELGVNYVLIISTNAGLWGYNIGDTVQFTSLKPYRVIVSGRIKHYISAFGEHVIGKEVECALQEAMIGTTVQVNEFTVAPQITPIEGLPYHEWFIEFENEPEDFNAFAEALDNSMRKQNIYYDDLIVGNVLKKLVVTKVSKNGFQEYMKSIGKLGGQNKIPRLSNDRSIVSVLNQK, encoded by the coding sequence ATGTCACTAAAATCGGTTGCTGCAAAAATATTTGCAAAGAGAATATATAAGAAGACACAAGCTTGGGTTACCACTCCTGTTGAAACCCAAAATGCAGTGTTTTTAAATTTAATACAAGCTGCAAAAGAAACACAATTTGGAAAAGATCATCATTTTGATCAAATAAAGACGTACGAGGATTTTTCAAAACAAGTTCCTGTTCGCGATTATGAAGGTTTAAAATCGTATGTTGATAAAGTAGTAAAAGGGGAAGAAAATATACTTTGGAAAGGAAAACCTTTGTATTTTGCTAAGACTTCGGGAACCACTTCGGGAGCCAAATATATACCGTTGACTAAGGAATCAATGCCCTATCATATTGATGCGGCTCGAAATGCAATATTACACTACATACATGAAACCCAAAATGCCGATTTTGTAAACGGAAAAATGATTTTCCTGCAGGGAAGTCCGATCCTAGAAGAAAAATACGGAATTAAATTAGGACGTTTGTCCGGAATTGTAGCACACTTTGTTCCAAAATACCTTCAAAAAAACCGTTTACCTTCTTGGGAAACCAATTGTATTGAAGATTGGGAAACTAAAGTAAATGCTGTTGTTGATGAAACTATAAATGAAGATATGACTGTGATTTCGGGAATTCCTTCTTGGGTACAAATGTATTTTGAAAAATTACAGCAAAAGGCAGAAAAGCCAGTTGGAGCCATTTTCAAAAACTTCAATTTATTTATTTACGGAGGAGTTAATTACGAGCCTTACCGTGCCAAATTTGAAAATTTAATTGGCAGAAAAGTAGATAGTATCGAATTATTTCCAGCATCTGAAGGATTTTTTGCTTACCAAGATTCTCAAAAGGAAAAGGGAATGTTACTGCTTTTGAATTCGGGTATTTTTTATGAGTTTATCAAAAGTGAAGATTTTTATAAAGAAAATCCAAAACGACATACTATTGGCGAAGTAGAATTGGGTGTTAATTATGTTTTAATTATTTCGACCAATGCTGGACTTTGGGGTTATAATATTGGAGACACCGTTCAGTTTACATCATTGAAGCCTTATCGTGTTATCGTTTCGGGGCGTATTAAGCATTATATTTCTGCTTTTGGAGAGCATGTAATTGGTAAAGAAGTCGAATGTGCTTTGCAGGAAGCTATGATAGGTACAACAGTTCAGGTCAATGAATTTACTGTTGCACCACAAATCACTCCGATTGAAGGTTTGCCTTATCATGAGTGGTTTATCGAATTTGAAAATGAGCCAGAAGATTTTAATGCTTTTGCGGAAGCGTTAGACAATTCAATGCGAAAACAAAATATTTACTATGATGATTTGATTGTGGGGAATGTTTTAAAAAAATTAGTCGTGACCAAAGTGAGTAAAAACGGTTTTCAAGAGTATATGAAATCTATCGGAAAATTGGGCGGTCAAAATAAAATTCCAAGACTTTCTAACGATAGAAGTATTGTATCGGTTTTAAATCAAAAATAA